One Oncorhynchus kisutch isolate 150728-3 linkage group LG11, Okis_V2, whole genome shotgun sequence genomic region harbors:
- the nsun6 gene encoding tRNA (cytosine(72)-C(5))-methyltransferase NSUN6 isoform X3: MKTGDAVSVFSDLEGKCTRGNKDFKGKKVFVGNGVAEMDRSNIFCSDEPVKGVGIRMVEPLYQSPSFDGVLPSLAFLQNLPSVVVGHVLGPRPGERILDMCAAPGGKTCHIAALMGGQGEVVALDKIRGKVERIRQNAKALHLDCIKAHCFNSIKAVCTDQAQDTEGPPFPPQSFDRVLLDAPCSGLGQRPSMVCTWNLKEICSYQPLQRKLFHTAVRLLKRGGVLVYSTCTVTLSENEEQVAWALNTFPCLTLQPQEPHIGAEGMLGAGLSPEQLRLLQRFSPELGWSAAEARGEDDSPTEQPESPTPLAHRANKDTIGFFIAKFLKS; the protein is encoded by the exons ATGAAGACAGgagatgctgtgtctgtgttctCGGACCTGGAGGGGAAGTGCACACGGGGGAACAAGGACTTTAAGGGAAAGAAAGTGTTTGTGGGAAATGGAGTTGCTGAAATGGACCGCTCCAACATCTTCTGCTCAGACGAACCAGTCAA GGGCGTTGGTATTCGGATGGTAGAGCCCCTGTACCAGAGCCCCTCCTTCGATGGGGTACTACCCAGCCTGGCGTTCCTACAG AACCTCCCATCGGTGGTGGTGGGTCACGTGCTGGGGCCCCGTCCTGGAGAGCGCATCCTGGATATGTGTGCCGCTCCCGGGGGGAAGACCTGCCATATCGCTGCCCTGATGGGGGGACAG GGAGAGGTAGTGGCCCTGGATAAGATCAGAGGCAAGGTGGAGCGCATCCGTCAGAACGCCAAAGCGCTGCATCTGGACTGCATCAAAGCCCACTGCTTCAATAGCATCAAGGCTGTGTGCACTGACCAGGCCCAGGACACTGAGG GTCCACCCTTCCCTCCACAGAGTTTTGACCGGGTGTTGCTGGATGCTCCGTGTAGCGGTCTAGGCCAGAGACCCAGCATGGTCTGTACCTGGAACCTGAAGGAGATCTGCTCCTACCAGCCTCTACAGCGCAAGCTCTTCCACACC GCGGTACGGCTCCTGAAGAGAGGTGGAGTCCTGGTGTACAGCACCTGCACTGTGACTCTGTCAGAGAACGAGGAGCAGGTGGCCTGGGCCCTTAACACCTTCCCCTGCCTCACACTACAGCCTCAg gagCCCCACATCGGAGCAGAGGGCATGCTGGGAGCTGGCCTGTCACCTGAGCAGCTGCGTCTCCTCCAGAGGTTCAGTCCTGAGTTGGGCTGGAGCGCGGCCGAGGCCAGGGGAGAGGATGACAGCCCCACAGAACAGCCAGAGTCCCCAACCCCCCTCGCACACCGAGCCAACAAGGACACTATTGGCTTCTTCATTGCCAAGTTCCTGAAGAGCTGA
- the nsun6 gene encoding tRNA (cytosine(72)-C(5))-methyltransferase NSUN6 isoform X4: MVEPLYQSPSFDGVLPSLAFLQNLPSVVVGHVLGPRPGERILDMCAAPGGKTCHIAALMGGQGEVVALDKIRGKVERIRQNAKALHLDCIKAHCFNSIKAVCTDQAQDTEGPPFPPQSFDRVLLDAPCSGLGQRPSMVCTWNLKEICSYQPLQRKLFHTAVRLLKRGGVLVYSTCTVTLSENEEQVAWALNTFPCLTLQPQEPHIGAEGMLGAGLSPEQLRLLQRFSPELGWSAAEARGEDDSPTEQPESPTPLAHRANKDTIGFFIAKFLKS, encoded by the exons ATGGTAGAGCCCCTGTACCAGAGCCCCTCCTTCGATGGGGTACTACCCAGCCTGGCGTTCCTACAG AACCTCCCATCGGTGGTGGTGGGTCACGTGCTGGGGCCCCGTCCTGGAGAGCGCATCCTGGATATGTGTGCCGCTCCCGGGGGGAAGACCTGCCATATCGCTGCCCTGATGGGGGGACAG GGAGAGGTAGTGGCCCTGGATAAGATCAGAGGCAAGGTGGAGCGCATCCGTCAGAACGCCAAAGCGCTGCATCTGGACTGCATCAAAGCCCACTGCTTCAATAGCATCAAGGCTGTGTGCACTGACCAGGCCCAGGACACTGAGG GTCCACCCTTCCCTCCACAGAGTTTTGACCGGGTGTTGCTGGATGCTCCGTGTAGCGGTCTAGGCCAGAGACCCAGCATGGTCTGTACCTGGAACCTGAAGGAGATCTGCTCCTACCAGCCTCTACAGCGCAAGCTCTTCCACACC GCGGTACGGCTCCTGAAGAGAGGTGGAGTCCTGGTGTACAGCACCTGCACTGTGACTCTGTCAGAGAACGAGGAGCAGGTGGCCTGGGCCCTTAACACCTTCCCCTGCCTCACACTACAGCCTCAg gagCCCCACATCGGAGCAGAGGGCATGCTGGGAGCTGGCCTGTCACCTGAGCAGCTGCGTCTCCTCCAGAGGTTCAGTCCTGAGTTGGGCTGGAGCGCGGCCGAGGCCAGGGGAGAGGATGACAGCCCCACAGAACAGCCAGAGTCCCCAACCCCCCTCGCACACCGAGCCAACAAGGACACTATTGGCTTCTTCATTGCCAAGTTCCTGAAGAGCTGA